The following are encoded in a window of Phaseolus vulgaris cultivar G19833 chromosome 3, P. vulgaris v2.0, whole genome shotgun sequence genomic DNA:
- the LOC137806378 gene encoding probable ureide permease A3 isoform X2 — protein MDSKEFSGICSLVPSLSESSLCTTGLKMYLVESKGGAIGCMFLALFFLGTWPALLTMLERRGRLPQHTYLDYSITNFFAALLIAFTFGEIGKGKPDEPNFLAQLAQDNWPSVLFAMGGGVVLSLGNLSSQYAFAFVGLSVTEVITASITVVIGTTVNYFLDDKINKAEILFPGVGCFLIAVFLGSAVHSSNASDNKAKLNNYSNDYKEAAISSKERDLVKSKDLERGSSSADNVEAGTAVFLIELEERRAIKVFGKSTLIGLSLTFSAGLCFSMFSPAFNLATNDQWHTLEKGIPHLTVYTAFFYFSISCFVIAIILNITFLYHPVLNLPKSSLKAYLADSDGRMWALLAGLLCGFGNGLQFMGGQAAGYAAADAVQALPLVSTFWGVVLFGEYRRSSRRTYALLGSMLFMFIVAVGVLMASSGHRSSSHTAKE, from the exons ATGGATTCCAAG GAGTTTTCTGGTATTTGCTCCTTGGTTCCCTCATTATCTGAGAGCAGTTTGTGCACTACTGGATTGAAAATGTATTTGGTGGAGAGCAAAGGAGGTGCCATAGGATGCATGTTCTTGGCTCTTTTCTTCTTGGGAACATGGCCTGCCCTTTTGACCATGTTAGAGAGGCGTGGTCGTCTTCCTCAGCATACCTACCTTGAttactcaatcaccaatttctTTGCTGCTTTACTCATTGCCTTTACATTTGGTGAGATAGGCAAGGGTAAACCTGATGAGCCAAATTTCTTAGCTCAACTTGCTCAG GATAATTGGCCCTCAGTTCTTTTTGCAATGGGGGGTGGTGTGGTCCTTAGCCTTGGGAATCTATCCTCACAATATGCATTTGCTTTTGTTGGGCTATCGGTTACTGAAGTGATCACGGCAAGCATAACTGTTGTTATAG GCACAACCGTGAATTACTTTTTGGATGACAAAATCAACAAAGCTGAGATCCTTTTCCCAGGAGTTGGTTGCTTTTTGATTGCAGTTTTTCTAGGTTCTGCCGTTCATTCATCCAATGCTTCTGATAATAAAGCAAAGCTCAACAATTACTCAAATGATTATAAAGAAGCAGCCAT CTCTTCAAAGGAAAGAGATTTAG TGAAATCAAAAGATCTGGAGAGGGGAAGTAGTTCTGCAGACAATGTTGAAGCAGGAACTGCAGTTTTCCTCATAGAGCTTGAGGAAAGAAGAGCAATTAAG GTGTTTGGGAAAAGCACTTTGATTGGATTGTCTCTAACTTTCTCTGCTGGACTTTGCTTCTCTATGTTCTCACCAGCATTCAACTTGGCAACAAATGATCAGTGGCATACCTTGGAAAAAGGGATTCCCCATTTGACAGTTTACACTGCCTTCTTCTATTTTTCAATCTCTTGTTTTGTTATTGCCATAATTCTAAACATCACCTTCCTCTACCACCCTGTCCTAAACCTACCCAAGTCATCATTGAAGGCTTATTTGGCAGACTCTGATGGCAGAATGTGGGCCTTGTTGGCTGGTCTCCTTTGTGGGTTTGGGAATGGTCTCCAATTTATGGGGGGTCAAGCTGCAGGATATGCAGCAGCAGATGCTGTTCAG GCACTTCCACTTGTAAGCACTTTCTGGGGTGTTGTTCTATTTGGAGAGTACAGAAGATCATCAAGAAGAACATATGCACTGCTAGGAAGCATGTTGTTTATGTTTATTGTGGCTGTTGGTGTGCTGATGGCATCATCAGGGCACAGAAGCAGTTCTCACACTGCCAAGGAATAA
- the LOC137806378 gene encoding probable ureide permease A3 isoform X1 — translation MDSKEFSGICSLVPSLSESSLCTTGLKMYLVESKGGAIGCMFLALFFLGTWPALLTMLERRGRLPQHTYLDYSITNFFAALLIAFTFGEIGKGKPDEPNFLAQLAQDNWPSVLFAMGGGVVLSLGNLSSQYAFAFVGLSVTEVITASITVVIGTTVNYFLDDKINKAEILFPGVGCFLIAVFLGSAVHSSNASDNKAKLNNYSNDYKEAAISSSKERDLVKSKDLERGSSSADNVEAGTAVFLIELEERRAIKVFGKSTLIGLSLTFSAGLCFSMFSPAFNLATNDQWHTLEKGIPHLTVYTAFFYFSISCFVIAIILNITFLYHPVLNLPKSSLKAYLADSDGRMWALLAGLLCGFGNGLQFMGGQAAGYAAADAVQALPLVSTFWGVVLFGEYRRSSRRTYALLGSMLFMFIVAVGVLMASSGHRSSSHTAKE, via the exons ATGGATTCCAAG GAGTTTTCTGGTATTTGCTCCTTGGTTCCCTCATTATCTGAGAGCAGTTTGTGCACTACTGGATTGAAAATGTATTTGGTGGAGAGCAAAGGAGGTGCCATAGGATGCATGTTCTTGGCTCTTTTCTTCTTGGGAACATGGCCTGCCCTTTTGACCATGTTAGAGAGGCGTGGTCGTCTTCCTCAGCATACCTACCTTGAttactcaatcaccaatttctTTGCTGCTTTACTCATTGCCTTTACATTTGGTGAGATAGGCAAGGGTAAACCTGATGAGCCAAATTTCTTAGCTCAACTTGCTCAG GATAATTGGCCCTCAGTTCTTTTTGCAATGGGGGGTGGTGTGGTCCTTAGCCTTGGGAATCTATCCTCACAATATGCATTTGCTTTTGTTGGGCTATCGGTTACTGAAGTGATCACGGCAAGCATAACTGTTGTTATAG GCACAACCGTGAATTACTTTTTGGATGACAAAATCAACAAAGCTGAGATCCTTTTCCCAGGAGTTGGTTGCTTTTTGATTGCAGTTTTTCTAGGTTCTGCCGTTCATTCATCCAATGCTTCTGATAATAAAGCAAAGCTCAACAATTACTCAAATGATTATAAAGAAGCAGCCAT CAGCTCTTCAAAGGAAAGAGATTTAG TGAAATCAAAAGATCTGGAGAGGGGAAGTAGTTCTGCAGACAATGTTGAAGCAGGAACTGCAGTTTTCCTCATAGAGCTTGAGGAAAGAAGAGCAATTAAG GTGTTTGGGAAAAGCACTTTGATTGGATTGTCTCTAACTTTCTCTGCTGGACTTTGCTTCTCTATGTTCTCACCAGCATTCAACTTGGCAACAAATGATCAGTGGCATACCTTGGAAAAAGGGATTCCCCATTTGACAGTTTACACTGCCTTCTTCTATTTTTCAATCTCTTGTTTTGTTATTGCCATAATTCTAAACATCACCTTCCTCTACCACCCTGTCCTAAACCTACCCAAGTCATCATTGAAGGCTTATTTGGCAGACTCTGATGGCAGAATGTGGGCCTTGTTGGCTGGTCTCCTTTGTGGGTTTGGGAATGGTCTCCAATTTATGGGGGGTCAAGCTGCAGGATATGCAGCAGCAGATGCTGTTCAG GCACTTCCACTTGTAAGCACTTTCTGGGGTGTTGTTCTATTTGGAGAGTACAGAAGATCATCAAGAAGAACATATGCACTGCTAGGAAGCATGTTGTTTATGTTTATTGTGGCTGTTGGTGTGCTGATGGCATCATCAGGGCACAGAAGCAGTTCTCACACTGCCAAGGAATAA
- the LOC137806378 gene encoding probable ureide permease A3 isoform X3 → MYLVESKGGAIGCMFLALFFLGTWPALLTMLERRGRLPQHTYLDYSITNFFAALLIAFTFGEIGKGKPDEPNFLAQLAQDNWPSVLFAMGGGVVLSLGNLSSQYAFAFVGLSVTEVITASITVVIGTTVNYFLDDKINKAEILFPGVGCFLIAVFLGSAVHSSNASDNKAKLNNYSNDYKEAAISSSKERDLVKSKDLERGSSSADNVEAGTAVFLIELEERRAIKVFGKSTLIGLSLTFSAGLCFSMFSPAFNLATNDQWHTLEKGIPHLTVYTAFFYFSISCFVIAIILNITFLYHPVLNLPKSSLKAYLADSDGRMWALLAGLLCGFGNGLQFMGGQAAGYAAADAVQALPLVSTFWGVVLFGEYRRSSRRTYALLGSMLFMFIVAVGVLMASSGHRSSSHTAKE, encoded by the exons ATGTATTTGGTGGAGAGCAAAGGAGGTGCCATAGGATGCATGTTCTTGGCTCTTTTCTTCTTGGGAACATGGCCTGCCCTTTTGACCATGTTAGAGAGGCGTGGTCGTCTTCCTCAGCATACCTACCTTGAttactcaatcaccaatttctTTGCTGCTTTACTCATTGCCTTTACATTTGGTGAGATAGGCAAGGGTAAACCTGATGAGCCAAATTTCTTAGCTCAACTTGCTCAG GATAATTGGCCCTCAGTTCTTTTTGCAATGGGGGGTGGTGTGGTCCTTAGCCTTGGGAATCTATCCTCACAATATGCATTTGCTTTTGTTGGGCTATCGGTTACTGAAGTGATCACGGCAAGCATAACTGTTGTTATAG GCACAACCGTGAATTACTTTTTGGATGACAAAATCAACAAAGCTGAGATCCTTTTCCCAGGAGTTGGTTGCTTTTTGATTGCAGTTTTTCTAGGTTCTGCCGTTCATTCATCCAATGCTTCTGATAATAAAGCAAAGCTCAACAATTACTCAAATGATTATAAAGAAGCAGCCAT CAGCTCTTCAAAGGAAAGAGATTTAG TGAAATCAAAAGATCTGGAGAGGGGAAGTAGTTCTGCAGACAATGTTGAAGCAGGAACTGCAGTTTTCCTCATAGAGCTTGAGGAAAGAAGAGCAATTAAG GTGTTTGGGAAAAGCACTTTGATTGGATTGTCTCTAACTTTCTCTGCTGGACTTTGCTTCTCTATGTTCTCACCAGCATTCAACTTGGCAACAAATGATCAGTGGCATACCTTGGAAAAAGGGATTCCCCATTTGACAGTTTACACTGCCTTCTTCTATTTTTCAATCTCTTGTTTTGTTATTGCCATAATTCTAAACATCACCTTCCTCTACCACCCTGTCCTAAACCTACCCAAGTCATCATTGAAGGCTTATTTGGCAGACTCTGATGGCAGAATGTGGGCCTTGTTGGCTGGTCTCCTTTGTGGGTTTGGGAATGGTCTCCAATTTATGGGGGGTCAAGCTGCAGGATATGCAGCAGCAGATGCTGTTCAG GCACTTCCACTTGTAAGCACTTTCTGGGGTGTTGTTCTATTTGGAGAGTACAGAAGATCATCAAGAAGAACATATGCACTGCTAGGAAGCATGTTGTTTATGTTTATTGTGGCTGTTGGTGTGCTGATGGCATCATCAGGGCACAGAAGCAGTTCTCACACTGCCAAGGAATAA
- the LOC137806378 gene encoding probable ureide permease A3 isoform X4, with protein sequence MYLVESKGGAIGCMFLALFFLGTWPALLTMLERRGRLPQHTYLDYSITNFFAALLIAFTFGEIGKGKPDEPNFLAQLAQDNWPSVLFAMGGGVVLSLGNLSSQYAFAFVGLSVTEVITASITVVIGTTVNYFLDDKINKAEILFPGVGCFLIAVFLGSAVHSSNASDNKAKLNNYSNDYKEAAISSKERDLVKSKDLERGSSSADNVEAGTAVFLIELEERRAIKVFGKSTLIGLSLTFSAGLCFSMFSPAFNLATNDQWHTLEKGIPHLTVYTAFFYFSISCFVIAIILNITFLYHPVLNLPKSSLKAYLADSDGRMWALLAGLLCGFGNGLQFMGGQAAGYAAADAVQALPLVSTFWGVVLFGEYRRSSRRTYALLGSMLFMFIVAVGVLMASSGHRSSSHTAKE encoded by the exons ATGTATTTGGTGGAGAGCAAAGGAGGTGCCATAGGATGCATGTTCTTGGCTCTTTTCTTCTTGGGAACATGGCCTGCCCTTTTGACCATGTTAGAGAGGCGTGGTCGTCTTCCTCAGCATACCTACCTTGAttactcaatcaccaatttctTTGCTGCTTTACTCATTGCCTTTACATTTGGTGAGATAGGCAAGGGTAAACCTGATGAGCCAAATTTCTTAGCTCAACTTGCTCAG GATAATTGGCCCTCAGTTCTTTTTGCAATGGGGGGTGGTGTGGTCCTTAGCCTTGGGAATCTATCCTCACAATATGCATTTGCTTTTGTTGGGCTATCGGTTACTGAAGTGATCACGGCAAGCATAACTGTTGTTATAG GCACAACCGTGAATTACTTTTTGGATGACAAAATCAACAAAGCTGAGATCCTTTTCCCAGGAGTTGGTTGCTTTTTGATTGCAGTTTTTCTAGGTTCTGCCGTTCATTCATCCAATGCTTCTGATAATAAAGCAAAGCTCAACAATTACTCAAATGATTATAAAGAAGCAGCCAT CTCTTCAAAGGAAAGAGATTTAG TGAAATCAAAAGATCTGGAGAGGGGAAGTAGTTCTGCAGACAATGTTGAAGCAGGAACTGCAGTTTTCCTCATAGAGCTTGAGGAAAGAAGAGCAATTAAG GTGTTTGGGAAAAGCACTTTGATTGGATTGTCTCTAACTTTCTCTGCTGGACTTTGCTTCTCTATGTTCTCACCAGCATTCAACTTGGCAACAAATGATCAGTGGCATACCTTGGAAAAAGGGATTCCCCATTTGACAGTTTACACTGCCTTCTTCTATTTTTCAATCTCTTGTTTTGTTATTGCCATAATTCTAAACATCACCTTCCTCTACCACCCTGTCCTAAACCTACCCAAGTCATCATTGAAGGCTTATTTGGCAGACTCTGATGGCAGAATGTGGGCCTTGTTGGCTGGTCTCCTTTGTGGGTTTGGGAATGGTCTCCAATTTATGGGGGGTCAAGCTGCAGGATATGCAGCAGCAGATGCTGTTCAG GCACTTCCACTTGTAAGCACTTTCTGGGGTGTTGTTCTATTTGGAGAGTACAGAAGATCATCAAGAAGAACATATGCACTGCTAGGAAGCATGTTGTTTATGTTTATTGTGGCTGTTGGTGTGCTGATGGCATCATCAGGGCACAGAAGCAGTTCTCACACTGCCAAGGAATAA
- the LOC137839001 gene encoding uncharacterized protein, whose translation MFVTVSKRFGATITIMQNIQDLSKISLAELLNALQAQEQRRVMRQDRLVERALTGNHYNSKCNQLRHEAVICRNQSQQQDVDAQIANEEEDEIFVATGFSNNISSASWLFDSGCTNHMTYDKELFKELMPSKVSKVKIGHGLLQKGFKVFFLKITTVCLINDAIRQDGFKVKMRGKSFSLDLFQEEQTIFSTKKNTVELWHKKLGQGLLTMQKSEMKDDPPIKGTRLLSDIYQRCNLAVCEPDRSYQ comes from the exons GCAAAACATACAGGACTTATCAAAGATTTCTCTTGCAGAACTCTTAaatgctttacaagcacaagaaCAAAGAAGAGTCATGAGACAAGATAGACTAGTAGAAAGAGCCTTAACAGGAAATCATTACAACAG caagtgcaatcaacttaggCATGAGGCAgtcatttgtagaaaccaaagtCAGCAACAAGACGTAGATGCTCAAATTGCAAATGAGGAGGAGGATGAAATTTTCGTTGCTACTGGTTTCTCCAACAATATTTCAAGTGCATCTTGGCTATTTGACAGTGGATGCACAAATCATATGACTTATGACAAAGAACTTTTCAAGGAGTTGATGCCTTCAAAAGTTTCAAAGGTCAAGATAGGCCATGGG TTGCTACAAAAAGGCTTCAAGGTGTTTTTTTTGAAGATAACCACTGTTTGTTTGATCAATGATGCTATAAGACAAGATGGGTTCAAGGTAAAAATGAGAGGCAAAAGTTTCTCATTAGATCTATTTCAAGAGGAGCAAACAATATTTTCAACAAAGAAAAATACTGTTGAGTTATGGCACAAGAAACTTGGTCAAGGGCTTCTCACGATGCAAAAATCTGAAATGAAAGATGATCCACCAATTAAAGGCACTCGATTACTCTCTGACATATATCAGAGATGTAACCTTGCAGTATGTGAACCTGACAGAAGTTATCAATGA